A window of the Deinococcus gobiensis I-0 genome harbors these coding sequences:
- a CDS encoding N-formylglutamate amidohydrolase: MTAPSVSSSADPSGATLSSARDALLVLAPHPSGQVPADVLRDMLGDDVFDARKREEFLRRVFFEGDPYTELIYAVPGARFLQAPWSRFAADLNRERDDTDDNGVLKVMDFGRNPLYPAGFTLTPELREARLRRIWDAFDAQVRAELKGARLMIVGHSMAERGPALGPDTGTPRPALTLMLGTEATPTFPREKWAALRDACEAAFAPVLGGTYRRVAVGDPWTTDTLSAAHHARTGIPAFGLEVNVALYYAEWSVLREGALQELNACFARFADAALDLVK; encoded by the coding sequence ATGACCGCCCCCAGCGTCAGCTCCAGCGCCGACCCCTCCGGCGCCACGCTCTCCAGCGCCCGCGACGCCCTGCTCGTGCTGGCGCCGCATCCCTCCGGACAGGTGCCGGCCGACGTGCTGCGCGACATGCTGGGCGACGACGTGTTCGACGCCCGCAAGCGCGAGGAGTTCCTGCGCCGGGTATTTTTCGAGGGCGATCCCTACACCGAGCTGATCTACGCCGTGCCGGGCGCGCGCTTTTTGCAGGCCCCCTGGAGCCGCTTCGCCGCCGACCTGAACCGCGAGCGGGACGACACGGACGACAACGGCGTGCTCAAGGTCATGGATTTCGGCCGCAACCCGCTGTACCCGGCGGGCTTCACCCTGACCCCCGAGCTGCGCGAGGCGCGGCTGCGGCGCATCTGGGACGCCTTCGACGCCCAGGTGCGCGCCGAGCTGAAGGGCGCGCGCCTGATGATCGTGGGCCACAGCATGGCCGAGCGCGGCCCCGCGCTGGGGCCCGACACCGGCACCCCCCGCCCCGCCCTGACGCTCATGCTGGGCACCGAGGCCACGCCGACCTTTCCGCGCGAGAAGTGGGCCGCGCTGCGCGACGCCTGCGAGGCCGCCTTCGCTCCGGTGCTGGGCGGCACGTACCGCCGCGTGGCGGTGGGCGACCCCTGGACGACCGACACCCTCAGCGCGGCGCACCACGCCCGCACCGGTATTCCGGCCTTCGGGCTGGAGGTGAACGTGGCGCTGTATTACGCCGAGTGGTCGGTGCTGCGCGAGGGGGCCCTCCAGGAACTGAACGCCTGCTTCGCGCGCTTCGCCGACGCGGCGCTCGACCTGGTGAAGTAA
- a CDS encoding TVP38/TMEM64 family protein → MSAAASSPPRYLRWLIFGVVAGLFALLGLLPDVREFLVRAYHALTSSDPAVTRAFVETLGWAGPLALIAGFVLQAVVPVLPSLVMTAVTARAYGPVEGFFIVYAGTLLGAAAGYWLGRTVGDSLVRLLAGEKARRTAYDFAQKYGVQGVLMVRLMPILSADAMNLVAGTVRIPFRAFVLANAAGALPVTALVVWLSNSAQRMVWGLGLLSLAVGLFALWRWWSARRRAEVGTGTAPMAEAGAAGPVPAPPPPAGE, encoded by the coding sequence ATGTCTGCTGCCGCTTCCTCGCCGCCCCGGTATCTGCGCTGGCTGATCTTCGGGGTCGTCGCCGGCCTGTTCGCCCTGCTCGGGCTGCTGCCGGACGTGCGCGAGTTCCTGGTGCGCGCCTACCACGCCCTGACCTCCAGCGACCCGGCGGTCACGCGCGCCTTCGTCGAGACGCTGGGCTGGGCGGGGCCGCTGGCCCTGATCGCGGGCTTCGTGCTTCAGGCGGTCGTGCCGGTGCTGCCCTCGCTGGTCATGACGGCCGTCACCGCGCGCGCCTACGGACCGGTCGAGGGCTTTTTCATCGTGTATGCGGGCACGCTGCTGGGCGCGGCGGCAGGCTACTGGCTGGGGCGCACGGTGGGCGACTCGCTCGTGCGGCTGCTGGCCGGCGAGAAGGCGCGGCGCACCGCCTACGACTTCGCCCAGAAATACGGGGTCCAGGGCGTGCTGATGGTCCGGCTGATGCCCATCTTGAGCGCCGACGCCATGAACCTCGTGGCGGGGACCGTCCGCATCCCTTTCCGGGCTTTCGTGCTCGCCAACGCGGCGGGGGCGCTGCCGGTCACGGCCCTCGTCGTGTGGCTCAGCAACTCGGCGCAGCGCATGGTCTGGGGACTGGGGCTGCTGTCGCTGGCGGTGGGCCTGTTCGCGCTGTGGCGCTGGTGGTCGGCGCGGCGCAGGGCCGAGGTGGGGACCGGGACCGCGCCTATGGCCGAGGCGGGCGCCGCCGGCCCCGTGCCCGCGCCGCCGCCCCCGGCCGGCGAGTAG
- a CDS encoding polyprenyl synthetase family protein translates to MRPELLERVLSLLPEAGPHPELARFYEMLRDYPRRGGKGLRSELLLAGARAYGVREGTPQWESALWLAAGVELFQNWVLIHDDIEDDSEERRGRPALHRLHGVALAINAGDALHAYMWAAVARAGVPGAHEEFLAMVHRTAEGQHLDLAWVAGREWGLTEHDYLQMVGLKTAYYTVIVPLRLGALVAGAQPPETLTPAGLALGTAFQIRDDVLNLAGDAAKYGKEIAGDLLEGKRTLIVLHWLGQAPEDQIAVFLDQMRRERPDKDPEVVAQIHGWLLESGSVDYAQRAAQAQAETGLKLLGDVLGAAPEREAARALLGRVRELATREA, encoded by the coding sequence ATGCGCCCCGAACTGCTTGAACGCGTGCTGTCGCTGCTGCCGGAGGCCGGCCCCCACCCGGAGCTGGCCCGTTTCTACGAGATGCTGCGCGACTACCCCCGGCGCGGCGGCAAGGGCCTGCGCTCGGAACTGCTGCTCGCGGGCGCGCGGGCCTACGGCGTGCGCGAGGGCACCCCGCAGTGGGAGAGTGCCCTGTGGCTGGCCGCCGGGGTCGAGCTGTTCCAGAACTGGGTGCTGATCCACGACGACATCGAGGACGATTCGGAAGAGCGCCGGGGCCGGCCGGCCCTGCACCGCCTGCACGGCGTCGCCCTGGCGATCAACGCCGGGGACGCCCTGCACGCCTACATGTGGGCGGCGGTGGCCCGCGCGGGGGTGCCCGGGGCCCACGAGGAATTCCTGGCGATGGTCCACCGCACCGCCGAGGGCCAGCACCTCGACCTCGCCTGGGTGGCCGGGCGCGAGTGGGGCCTGACCGAACACGACTACCTCCAGATGGTCGGCCTGAAGACCGCGTACTACACGGTGATCGTGCCGCTGCGGCTGGGGGCGCTGGTGGCCGGGGCGCAGCCGCCCGAGACGCTGACCCCCGCCGGGCTGGCGCTGGGCACCGCCTTCCAGATCCGCGACGACGTGCTCAACCTCGCGGGCGACGCCGCCAAGTACGGCAAGGAGATCGCCGGGGACCTGCTGGAGGGCAAGCGCACCCTCATCGTGCTGCACTGGCTGGGCCAGGCCCCCGAGGACCAGATCGCGGTCTTTCTGGACCAGATGCGCCGGGAACGCCCCGACAAGGACCCGGAGGTCGTCGCGCAGATTCACGGCTGGCTGCTGGAGAGCGGCAGCGTGGACTATGCCCAGCGCGCCGCCCAGGCCCAGGCCGAGACGGGCCTGAAGCTGCTGGGCGACGTACTCGGGGCCGCTCCGGAACGCGAGGCCGCCCGCGCCCTGCTGGGCCGCGTGCGCGAACTGGCGACCCGCGAGGCCTGA